A window of Calliopsis andreniformis isolate RMS-2024a chromosome 3, iyCalAndr_principal, whole genome shotgun sequence contains these coding sequences:
- the Pasha gene encoding microprocessor complex subunit partner of drosha: MEVDKEVLEATLELGINSRSEVNLDDHRSDVLISTKQDINISETKSTMETNTVNQSRIFDKSHCNHATEEKLLSVDDVNMCNNFTTEDCVMEYNADNIIATDDLRQFDVLDDLERHPDQNCSDMDSDTNESMDSDVPDEEIEAMLEEGLPDEFKGKRKDKKDSVPYEEKEKLVLDEIGHNHFDVLPEGWVQVTHNSGMPLYLHKQSRVCTLAKPYFLGPGSVRKHEVPVSAIPCLQYKRALQEEEEEKKKEKDRDPNTEICSLPSAKIETIQENRAAHSLDSEQLRNYCQSLFRFKAIKVMRFQSWSARRKFTKNKKHRKQLERPTLPDGTKLITFPVSSSSIGGNGGGTTGDDNGGQRPPKHWIMNPSGKSYVCILHEYVQHALKKQPTYKFKELENAATPYSAVVCINDMEYGSGFGSSKKQAKANAARKTLEILIPQMRDKISGDNGGDTASGNSSRMIKASRSNSDADLSFFDEISITDPRVAEFCAKTTEPSPHAILITCLQRNYGLGDMHINYSVNTLKHQRNEFTMRVGKHEATVVCRNKKDGKQRAAQAILQLMHPHIQSWGSLLRLYGSRSVKSFKEKKQLEQEITLLQGKAAVNQPNHAILSKLRQEMRKLAEQRQAIQPIGKFVPPDLPTGSAANLNNVDL, encoded by the exons ATGGAGGTGGATAAAGAAGTTCTTGAAGCAACACTTGAATTGGGTATAAATTCTCGGAGTGAAGTGAATTTGGATGACCATCGAAGTGATGTTTTAATAAGTACAAAACAGGATATAAACATATCTGAAACAAAGAGCACAATGGAAACAAATACTGTCAACCAAAGTAGAATATTTGATAAAAGTCATTGCAATCATGCAACGGAAGAAAAACTTCTTTCTGTTGATGATGTAAATATGTGTAATAATTTcactactgaagattgtgttatGGAGTACAATGCAGACAATATTATAGCAACAGATGATTTAAGACAATTTGATGTTCTGGATGATTTAGAACGTCATCCAGACCAAAATTGCTCTGATATGGATTCAGATACAAACGAAAGTATGGACTCTGATGTACCTGATGAAGAAATAGAAGCTATGCTTGAAGAAG gtTTGCCAGACGAAtttaaaggaaaaagaaaagacAAGAAGGATAGTGTACCAtatgaagaaaaagaaaagcttGTCTTAGATG AAATTGGTCACAATCACTTTGATGTACTTCCTGAAGGTTGGGTGCAAGTCACACATAATAGTGGAATGCCTTTGTATTTACACAAGCAAAGTAGGGTTTGTACACTTGCTAAACCATATTTTCTTGGGCCTGGTAGTGTCAGAAAACACGAAGTGCCTGTTAGTGCGATACCTTGTCTTCAGTATAAAAGAGCTCtccaagaagaagaagaagaaaaaaagaaggaGAAAGATCGTGATCCAAATACAGAAATTTGTAGTCTTCCTAGTGCGAAAATTGAAACGATTCAAGAAAATCGAGCAGCTCATTCATTAGATAGCGAACAATTAAGGAATTATTGTCAATCACTTTTTCGTTTCAAAGCTATAAAAGTAATGAGGTTTCA atcatGGTCAGCTAGAAGAAAATtcacaaaaaataaaaagcatcgTAAACAGCTTGAACGACCAACATTACCGGATGGTACTAAATTAATAACATTTCCAGTTAGCAGTTCTAGTATAGGAGGAAACGGTGGTGGTACTACAGGAGATGATAATGGTGGACAGCGTCCACCAAAGCATTGGATAATGAACCCTTCAGGCAAAAGCTATGTATGCATACTTCATGAATATGTACAGCATGCTCTTAAAAAGCAACCAACTTATAAGTTTAAAGAATTAG AAAATGCTGCAACACCATATTCTGCTGTTGTTTGTATTAATGATATGGAATATGGGAGTGGTTTTGGTAGCAGTAAAAAGCAAGCAAAAGCAAATGCGGCTCGAAAAACTCTCGAAATTTTAATCCCTCAAATGAGAGATAAAATTTCCGGTGATAACGGTGGAGATACAGCATCTGGTAATAGCAGTCGAATGATTAAAGCATCGAGATCAAATTCTGATGCGGACTTATCGTTCTTTGATGAAATATCAATTACCGATCCAAGGGTTGCAGAATTTTGCGCGAAAACAACTGAACCTTCACCACATGCCATTTTAATTACTTGTTTGCAACGAAATTATGGATTAGGTGATATGCATATTAACTATTCTGTTAATACATTAAAGCATCAACGGAACGAATTTACAATGCGCGTTGGAAAACACGAAGCCACTGTT GTATGTCGTAATAAAAAAGACGGAAAACAACGCGCAGCACAAGCTATTTTGCAGCTCATGCATCCTCATATTCAGTCCTGGGGTTCCTTGTTAAGGCTGTATGGATCTCGTAGTGTAAAATCTTTTAAAGAGAAAAAACAATTGGAACAAGAAATCACATTATTACAAGGTAAAGCTGCGGTCAATCAGCCAAATCACGCTATCTTAAGTAAGCTTAGACAAGAAATGCGCAAGTTGGCTGAACAACGACAAGCTATACAACCTATCGGTAAGTTTGTACCGCCAGATCTACCGACGGGATCCGCGGCCAACTTGAACAATGTAGATTTATAG
- the Vgat gene encoding vesicular GABA transporter, with the protein MANFRGFYIPSFGATINVLWETMKAKWPENSPCMELISGNGMGQRQAPEESGQGQFKSFDEGRDNTEMMTMNGDQAYRDQNNVAIAEDSFSYQRNGDKVRTGSVSSGEFSEYDEGGGEFGGSGVKINEWQAAWNVTNAIQGMFIVSLPFAVLRGGYWAIAAMIGIAHICCYTGKILVECLYELDTVTGQRVRVRDSYVAIAKECFGPTWGARAVNIAQIIELLMTCILYVVVCGDLMIGTFPEGAIDTRSWMMLIGIFLLPLGFLKSLQHVSVLSFWCTMSHLFINAIIVGYCLLEIGDWGWSKVKWTIDFENFPISLGVIVFSYTSQIFLPTLEGNLIDRSKFDWMLNWSHIAAAAFKSLFGWICFLTFQNDTQQVITNNLHSAGFKGLVNFCLVVKAVLSYPLPYYAACELLERAFFRGRPKTIFPTIWTVDRELKVWGLAWRVGVIVFTILMAIFIPHFSILMGFIGSFTGTMLSFIWPCYFHLKLKRNSMEWSAVAYDCFVIFLGVLFGVIGVYDSGSALINAFEIGLPF; encoded by the exons ATGGCCAATTTTCGCGGATTTTACATACCATCCTTCGGAGCAACGATCAACGTTCTCTGGGAAACAATGAAGGCTAAATGGCCAGAGAACAGCCCTTGCATGGAACTTATTTCTGGTAATGGCATGGGTCAACGACAAGCTCCAGAAGAAAGTGGTCAAGGACAATTTAAGTCTTTCGATGAAGGACGCGACAATACGGAAATGATGACAATGAATGGAGATCAAGCTTATCGGGACCAGAACAATGTAGCCATCGCGGAAGATTCTTTTAGCTATCAACGAAACGG aGACAAAGTTAGAACAGGAAGTGTTAGTAGCGGTGAATTTAGTGAATATGATGAGGGTGGCGGTGAATTCGGTGGGTCAGGGGTGAAAATCAACGAATGGCAAGCTGCGTGGAATGTTACGAATGCCATACAG GGTATGTTCATCGTGTCGCTGCCATTCGCCGTTTTACGTGGTGGTTACTGGGCCATCGCCGCTATGATTGGTATAGCTCATATTTGTTGCTACACTGGCAAGATACTTGTTGAATGTTTATACGAGCTTGACACCGTGACTGGTCAACGTGTACGGGTACGAGACTCGTATGTAGCTATCGCAAAGGAATGTTTTGGGCCAACGTGGGGTGCTAGGGCGGTCAACATCGCTCAGATCATTGAATTACTGATGACTTGTATCTTATACGTAGTCGTCTGCGGTGATTTGATGATAGGCACGTTTCCGGAAGGCGCAATCGATACTAGAAGCTGGATGATGCTAATTGGCATATTTCTCCTGCCTCTCGGTTTCCTCAAGTCCTTGCAACACGTTTCGGTACTCAGTTTCTGGTGTACCATGTCCCACTTGTTTATAAACGCAATTATCGTTGGTTACTGCCTCTTAGAGATTGGAGACTGGGGTTGGTCCAAGGTAAAATGGACAATCGATTTCGAAAATTTTCCGATCTCCCTTGGCGTAATTGTCTTCAGCTATACTTCCCAAATATTTCTGCCCACTTTGGAAGGCAACCTAATCGACCGTTCCAAATTCGATTGGATGTTAAATTGGAGCCACATTGCAGCCGCGGCATTTAAGTCTTTGTTTGGCTGGATCTGTTTCTTGACGTTTCAGAATGACACGCAGCAAGTCATTACTAACAATTTACATTCGGCTGGCTTCAAAGGCCTGGTGAACTTTTGTTTGGTTGTGAAAGCCGTGTTATCATATCCTTTGCCGTATTACGCCGCTTGCGAACTCCTCGAGAGAGCGTTCTTTAGAGGCAGACCTAAAACAATTTTCCCAACAATATGGACAGTGGATCGCGAACTGAAAGTCTGGGGCCTCGCGTGGCGGGTGGGTGTTATCGTTTTCACTATTCTCATGGCGATCTTTATCCCTCATTTCAGTATTCTTATGGGCTTCATAGGTTCGTTTACTGGAACGATGCTATCATTTATATGGCCGTGTTACTTTCACCTAAAACTAAAGAGAAATTCCATGGAATGGAGTGCCGTCGCGTATGATTGCTTCGTCATTTTTCTAGGAGTTCTGTTCGGAGTAATCGGTGTATACGATTCGGGCTCTGCTTTGATCAATGCCTTTGAAATCGGCCTACCTTTTTGA
- the Usp20-33 gene encoding ubiquitin specific protease 20/33, which produces MPLVSRNCPHVANRGDLAFIEAVVSQKEGFVKCSECDTDGPNLWLCLFPDCRWVGCAETHLDHSTVHNQKFPSHCAHINLSTNRIWCYACKKEVITRHVPSPPLSPTQVDVKTQNNKYSGDAPSNVDCKTDDLNRLMLDKFYGELINRVNYEKDGLYNEKSGDSPDSTDSDESKDFSGKPRGLVGLQNIGNTCYMNAALQALSNVPPLTQFFLDCGHMVSYMSKDRKPGLSLSYLNLIRDMWNRKTRGYVVPHGILSGIRTVHPMFRGYHQHDTQEFLRCFMDQLHEELKEHIEDDRDNVLRLKGLGEQSSDEDETEIDGNGSSQSDAEYETCDSGVSEQSSLSDEGERGTKRRYSRVSQSEKLRSKFTNRSIKKSTVDQSFSQPQRSTQNSPVKYRTKKQMKTRSIISDIFDGKLLSSVQCLTCDRISTRVETFQDLSLPIPSRDHIDMLHQGSLTPQKAGPCSDVVYVTNQSGWLSWFLQWMRSWFWGPVVSLHDCLSAFFSADELKGDNMYSCEKCNKLRNGIKFSKVLELPEILCVHLKRFRHELMFSSKIANYVSFPLEGLDMRPYLHKECVSKVTMYDLISVICHHGTAGGGHYTCYALNPIVNKWFEFDDQCVTEVSPETVKHCEAYVLFYKKWSPEMSQLRDKTTELMEISSRELSDLNFFVSRQWINRFNTFSEPGPIDNSDFLCPHGGVNPVRAQFVDKLSMPIPQAVWEYLYNTFGGGPACTHLYECPICEEKYESLQKRRQYEMEVFQRLNHSTDTTAIYGLAMAWLRQWQSFVRGKETQPPGPIDNSSIIINKNGQNILKVGSDYGQIPEELWQFFVTTYDGGPELMLHSCQRPTQSNASLHSTSNPNLDQSFKSSRTEIKSNKLSIIRSSETISQQDSAIESLTSDSDSHQTQRDVSE; this is translated from the exons ATGCCTCTCGTGTCAAGGAATTGTCCTCACGTCGCCAACCGTGGTGATCTTGCGTTTATTGAAGCTGTAGTGTCTCAAAAAGAAGGATTTGTAAAATGTAGTGAATGTGATACAGATGGGCCTAACTTATGGTTATGTTTATTTCCCGATTGTCGTTGGGTTGGATGTGCAGAAACCCATTTGGACCATAGTACTGTACACAACCAGAAATTTCCTTCCCATTGTGCTCAtataaacctttctactaatcgTATATGGTGTTACGCTTGTAAAAAGGAAGTTATTACTAGACATGTACCATCACCACCTTTATCGCCTACACAGGTGGATGTTAAGACACAGAATAATAAATATTCTGGTGATGCACCTAGTAATGTAGATTGCAAAACGGATGATCTTAATAGACTTATGTTGGATAA ATTCTATGGTGAACTTATAAATAGAGTTAATTACGAAAAAGATGGGCTGTATAATGAAAAATCTGGTGATTCCCCAGATAGCACAGACTCAGATGAAAGCAAAGATTTTTCTGGAAAACCAAGAGGTCTAGTTGGTCTTCAAAATATTGGTAACACATGCTACATGAATGCTGCCCTACAAGCATTATCAAATGTACCTCCTCTGACTCAATTCTTTTTGGATTGTGGTCATATGGTTAGTTATATGTCCAAAGATAGAAAACCTGGGTTAAGTTTAAGCTACCTAAACCTTATTCGAGACATGTGGAATAGAAAAACAAGAGGATATGTTGTACCACATGGAATACTGTCTGGTATTCGAACAGTTCATCCAATGTTTAGAGGATATCATCAACATGACACACAAGAATTTTTGAGGTGTTTTATGGACCAGTTGCATGAGGAATTGAAAGAGCATATTGAAGATGATCGTGATAATGTGTTAAGATTAAAAGGTCTTGGGGAACAGTCATCAGATGAGGACGAAACTGAAATTGATGGAAATGGTTCCAGCCAATCCGATGCTGAATATGAAACTTGTGATTCTGGTGTAAGCGAACAAAGTTCCCTTAGTGATGAAGGTGAACGGGGTACAAAACGGAGATATTCTCGGGTTTCTCAGTCTGAAAAGTTAAGAAGTAAATTTACTAACAGAAGTATCAAAAAGTCTACTGTAGATCAATCTTTCTCTCAGCCACAGAGGTCAACACAAAATTCACCTGTTAAGTACAGAACCAAAAAACAAATGAAAACTCGAAGTATCATTAGTGATATATTTGATGGCAAACTTTTAAGTAGTGTACAATGTCTTACGTGTGATAGGATTTCAACAAGAGTAGAAACATTTCAAGATTTATCATTACCCATTCCAAGCAGAGATCATATTGACATGTTACATCAAGGATCTCTTACTCCACAAAAAGCAGGACCATGTTCAGATGTTGTATatgtaactaatcaatctggttGGTTATCTTGGTTCCTGCAATGGATGCGTTCTTGGTTCTGGGGGCCAGTTGTTAGTCTTCATGACTGTCTTTCTGCATTTTTCAGTGCAGATGAACTTAAAGGAGATAATATGTACAGTTGTGAGAAGTGTAATAAGCTACGTAATGGAATTAAATTTTCTAAAGTCTTAGAACTACCAGAGATACTATGTGTTCATTTAAAAAGGTTTCGACATGAATTGATGTTTAGTTCAAAAATAGCAAATTATGTATCATTTCCCTTAGAGGGATTAGATATGCGGCCATATTTACATAAAGAATGTGTGTCTAAAGTAACCATGTATGATTTGATATCTGTTATTTGTCATCATGGAACAGCTGGTGGTGGTCATTATACATGTTATGCATTAAATCCCATTGTTAATAAATGGTTTGAGTTTGACGATCAGTGCGTTACAGAAGTTTCACCAGAAACTGTAAAGCATTGCGAAGCTTATGTATTATTCTATAAAAAGTGGTCACCGGAAATGTCACAATTGCGTGATAAAACGACGGAATTAATGGAGATCTCATCTCGAGAATTATCTGATTTGAATTTCTTTGTATCTCGACAGTGGATAAATCGTTTTAACACATTCTCAGAACCAGGGCCTATAGACAACTCTGATTTTCTATGTCCACATGGTGGAGTTAATCCTGTTAGAGCACAATTTGTAGATAAACTTAGTATGCCCATTCCACAAGCAGTTTGGGAATATTTATACAATAC ATTTGGAGGAGGTCCAGCATGCACGCATTTGTACGAATGTCCAATTTGTGAAGAAAAATATGAATCATTACAGAAAAGGAGGCAATATGAAATGGAAGTATTTCAACGGTTAAATCACAGTACCGATACTACTGCGATTTATGGATTAGCTATGGCTTGGTTACGCCAGTGGCAAAGCTTTGTACGAGGTAAAGAAACCCAACCACCTGGGCCTATTGATAATAGTtccattataataaataaaaatggtCAAAACATCCTGAAAGTAG GTTCTGATTATGGACAAATACCAGAAGAACTTTGGCAATTCTTTGTCACAACGTATGATGGAGGACCAGAATTAATGTTGCATTCATGTCAAAGACCTACTCAATCTAATGCGTCATTACATTCCACTTCAAACCCAAATCTAGATCAGAGTTTTAAGTCCAGTCGCACAGAAATTAAATCTAATAAGCTCAGTATAATTAGGAGTTCTGAAACGATTTCACAACAAGACAGTGCTATTGAAAGTTTAACTTCAGATAGTGACTCACATCAAACACAAAGGGATGTAAGCGAATAA
- the Eif2alpha gene encoding eukaryotic translation initiation factor 2 subunit alpha, which produces MVLSCRFYKEKYPEVEDVVMVNVRSIAEMGAYVHLLEYNNIEGMILLSELSRRRIRSINKLIRVGKTEPVVVIRVDKEKGYIDLSKRRVSAEDVEKCTERYAKAKAVNSILRHVAELLHYDSDDQLEELYQKTAWHFEKKYKKQEASAYDFFKQSVLDPSILAECGLDEHTKEVLLNNIKRKLTSQAVKIRADVEVACYGYEGIDAVKAALKAGLALSTDELPIKINLIAPPLYVMTTSTPEKQDGLKALNDAIEAIQSKITSLGGVFNVQMAPKVVTATDEAELARQMERAELENAEVAGDDDEEEVEGMDGFSGGEGTEEDKKPGNESQEEE; this is translated from the exons ATGGTGTTGTCATGTCGATTTTATAAAGAAAAGTACCCTGAAGTGGAAGATGTAGTAATGGTAAATGTGCGCAGTATTGCTGAGATGGGCGCATATGTACATTTATTGGAATATAATAACATCGAAGGCATGATTCTTCTTTCTGAATTGTCACGAAGACGTATTAGATCTATTAATAAGCTTATTAGGGTAGGAAAAACTGAACCAGTTGTTGTTATAAGAGTTGACAAAGAAAAGG GTTATATCGATCTTAGCAAACGTCGTGTATCAGCAGAAGATGTAGAAAAATGTACAGAGAGGTATGCAAAAGCTAAGGCTGTTAATTCAATACTAAGACATGTAgcagaactgttgcattatgaTAGTGATGATCAATTGGAAGAATTATATCAGAAAACAGCGTGGcattttgaaaaaaaatataaaaagcaaGAAGCTTCTGCATATGATTTCTTTAAACAATCAGTTTT GGACCCCTCTATTTTAGCAGAATGTGGTCTTGATGAACATACAAAAGAAGTGTTACTGAacaatattaaaagaaaattaacTTCTCAAGCAGTTAAAATTCGAGCAGATGTAGAAGTAGCTTGTTATGGTTATGAAGGAATTGATGCTGTAAAAGCTGCATTAAAAGCTGGTTTGGCTCTTTCTACTGATGAACTcccaattaaaattaatttaattgcaCCACCATTATATG TTATGACAACATCTACACCAGAAAAACAAGATGGTTTAAAAGCATTAAACGATGCTATTGAAGCTATACAGAGTAAGATAACATCACTTGGAGGTGTATTTAATGTGCAAATGGCT CCCAAAGTTGTTACTGCAACTGATGAAGCAGAATTAGCTCGGCAAATGGAACGAGCTGAACTTGAAAATGCAGAAGTAGCTGGTGATGATGATGAAGAAGAAGTTGAAGGAATGGACGGTTTTAGCGGCGGTGAAGGTACAGAAGAAGATAAAAAGCCTGGAAATGAATCCCAAGAAGAAGAGTAA
- the Rps20 gene encoding ribosomal protein S20 produces MASTKTDNPEKPGQEVTPIHRIRITLTSRNVRSLEKVCSELINGANKQKLKVKGPVRMPTKILRITTRKTPCGEGSKTWDRFQMRIHKRVIDLYSPSEIVKQITSISIEPGVEVEVTIANE; encoded by the exons ATG GCAAGTACAAAAACTGATAATCCTGAAAAACCAGGACAGGAAGTAACTCCTATTCACAGAATCAGAATTACGCTTACCTCAAGAAACGTACGATCTCTTGAGAAAG TCTGCTCTGAGTTGATTAATGGAGCTAATAAGCAGAAGTTAAAAGTTAAGGGGCCAGTTCGGATGCCTACAAAAATCTTAAGGATAACTACACGCAAAACACCTTGTGGTGAAGGATCAAAAACATGGGATCGTTTTCAAATGCGTATCCATAAGAGAGTCATTGACTTGTATTCACCATCAGAAATTGTCAAACAAATCACAAGCATTTCTATTGAACCTGGTGTTGAAGTAGAAGTCACAATTGCTAATGAATAA